A genome region from Proteus vulgaris includes the following:
- a CDS encoding YfcC family protein — protein sequence MDKNKKIKWAMPDAFIIIFGIVILAAIATYLIPAGTYERETVNGLNRVVPGSFGYVDQNPASLMDVFYAIPVGLKQSASIIFLIFMIGGAIAIYDRTRAIDSGINALIVKTKGNYQALIITVAFIFGMLSSLGLAANAVIAFIPIGIALSRSMKLDAITGVAVVYLGYYAGNAVGVLDPTILGTAQTLAEVPLFSGVIFRIVLFSVLIVVTIAYIVWYARRIANNPAKSYMYGLATDDPDYDANKDQTVDGTFSLIQKLSLVVFIAFIGLFLYGAFEYKWGIEHLSAIFIMMSVVVAAMFKISPNDYIKTFMKGAQSLVYGALVVGIARAVIVILDEGRVLDSIVQATLVPLQQTSHFWGAQLLYLFNLLFNLLVTSGTGQASIVMPIMVPILDILDLTRQTGVLILKLGDGFTNIITPTSGVLMAVLAVGKVPWTRWVKFVFPILMVWTVIGMAAIGIATAISYGPV from the coding sequence ATGGATAAGAATAAAAAAATAAAATGGGCTATGCCTGATGCTTTTATTATTATTTTTGGCATCGTTATCTTAGCCGCTATTGCAACTTATTTAATTCCTGCAGGCACTTATGAACGCGAAACAGTAAATGGACTAAATCGTGTTGTACCGGGTAGTTTTGGTTATGTTGACCAAAACCCTGCATCATTAATGGATGTTTTTTATGCCATTCCTGTGGGATTGAAGCAGTCAGCGAGTATTATTTTTCTGATCTTTATGATTGGTGGTGCGATTGCTATTTATGATAGAACGCGCGCTATTGATTCAGGGATCAATGCGTTAATTGTCAAAACAAAAGGTAATTATCAAGCACTGATTATTACCGTTGCATTTATATTTGGAATGCTTTCATCATTAGGATTGGCTGCAAATGCGGTTATTGCTTTTATTCCAATAGGAATAGCCCTTTCGCGTTCGATGAAATTAGATGCCATAACGGGAGTTGCTGTTGTTTACCTAGGATATTATGCAGGAAATGCAGTCGGTGTTTTAGATCCTACTATTTTAGGTACAGCACAAACTTTAGCTGAAGTGCCTTTATTTTCAGGTGTGATTTTTAGAATTGTATTATTCTCAGTTCTGATTGTGGTCACTATTGCTTATATTGTTTGGTATGCAAGACGTATCGCGAATAATCCAGCTAAAAGTTATATGTATGGACTAGCAACAGATGATCCTGATTATGATGCTAACAAAGATCAAACCGTGGACGGTACTTTCTCTTTAATACAGAAATTGAGTCTTGTGGTCTTTATTGCATTTATTGGATTGTTTTTATACGGTGCATTTGAGTATAAATGGGGAATTGAGCACTTATCTGCCATCTTTATTATGATGAGTGTTGTGGTTGCGGCGATGTTTAAAATTTCCCCTAATGACTATATAAAAACCTTTATGAAAGGCGCTCAGTCCTTAGTTTATGGTGCATTGGTCGTCGGTATTGCAAGAGCTGTGATTGTTATTTTAGATGAAGGTCGTGTATTGGATTCTATTGTTCAAGCCACACTCGTTCCATTACAGCAAACCTCTCATTTTTGGGGAGCACAGTTACTTTATTTATTTAATTTATTATTTAATTTATTGGTAACATCAGGAACCGGACAAGCTTCTATAGTGATGCCAATTATGGTACCTATCTTAGATATCTTGGATCTCACTCGCCAAACTGGTGTCTTGATCCTTAAATTAGGCGATGGATTTACTAACATAATTACACCAACATCTGGCGTATTAATGGCGGTATTGGCCGTAGGAAAAGTGCCTTGGACTCGTTGGGTTAAATTTGTTTTCCCTATCTTGATGGTTTGGACCGTGATTGGTATGGCGGCGATTGGTATCGCAACCGCTATTAGCTATGGCCCTGTCTGA
- a CDS encoding M20 family metallopeptidase, whose amino-acid sequence MQNTINSQYNEMVEFLKELVNTESGSYDKEGVDAVANLLIQRYEQLGFIVEVFNNEKLGNNYRLVHKEAKDPQIFIAAHLDTVFPKGTVAERPFSIEDTRAYGPGVIDMKASHVLTYYAINALMQSGNNAYKNVEIFLNCDEEIGSKTSRGLIEQYAKNKSYALVMEPARANGAIVSARRGVGTYELLIEGKASHSGIAPEAGISAIQELSYKIQALHALSRHDDGLSVNVGLISGGTSVNTVAPNARAEIDVRISTDEQGVEIDKLVREICSKPVLEGIKLTLNGGINRPPMVKTPESSALIDIIKEQARLLGLDIEDISTGGGSDASFTAGVGTPSVDGLGPIGGYQHSDKEYIDLPSLTERTVLFANILKRLSQ is encoded by the coding sequence ATGCAAAACACAATTAATTCACAATACAATGAAATGGTTGAATTTTTAAAAGAATTAGTGAACACAGAAAGCGGATCTTATGATAAAGAGGGCGTTGATGCTGTTGCTAATTTACTGATTCAACGTTATGAGCAATTAGGCTTTATTGTTGAGGTTTTTAATAATGAAAAACTGGGCAATAATTATCGCTTAGTTCATAAAGAAGCCAAAGATCCACAGATTTTCATAGCTGCTCATCTTGATACTGTTTTTCCTAAAGGAACAGTGGCAGAACGCCCATTTAGTATCGAAGATACTCGTGCTTATGGCCCTGGTGTTATTGATATGAAAGCCAGCCATGTTCTGACTTATTATGCTATCAATGCACTTATGCAATCAGGTAATAATGCTTATAAAAATGTTGAAATCTTCTTAAATTGTGATGAAGAAATTGGCTCAAAAACTTCTCGTGGTCTGATTGAACAGTATGCCAAAAATAAATCCTATGCCTTAGTGATGGAGCCAGCTCGTGCTAATGGAGCGATTGTGAGTGCGCGTCGAGGTGTGGGAACTTATGAGCTTTTAATTGAAGGTAAAGCATCTCACTCTGGTATTGCACCAGAAGCGGGAATTAGCGCTATTCAAGAGCTCTCTTATAAAATCCAAGCATTACACGCACTTTCTCGTCATGATGACGGCCTTTCTGTCAACGTAGGATTGATTTCTGGTGGTACATCCGTTAATACCGTCGCACCTAATGCGCGTGCTGAGATTGACGTTCGTATTTCAACCGATGAGCAAGGTGTTGAAATTGATAAACTTGTAAGAGAAATATGCAGCAAACCTGTATTAGAAGGAATTAAGCTTACACTTAATGGTGGTATTAATCGCCCTCCTATGGTTAAAACACCTGAAAGTAGTGCATTAATTGACATCATCAAAGAGCAAGCTCGTCTACTTGGTCTTGATATTGAAGATATTTCAACAGGTGGTGGCTCTGATGCTTCGTTTACAGCAGGGGTTGGCACACCTAGTGTAGATGGTTTAGGCCCTATTGGGGGATATCAACACAGCGATAAAGAATATATTGATTTGCCTTCATTAACCGAAAGAACGGTGCTATTTGCCAATATTTTAAAGCGCTTGTCTCAATAA